Proteins co-encoded in one Oceanibaculum nanhaiense genomic window:
- the uvrA gene encoding excinuclease ABC subunit UvrA — protein MQETIRVRGAREHNLKSVDVDLPRNSLTVITGLSGSGKSSLAFDTIYAEGQRRYVESLSAYARQFLELMGKPDVDLIEGLSPAISIEQKTTSKNPRSTVGTVTEIYDYMRLLFARVGIPYSPATGLPIESQTISQMVDRIVAMPEGTRLYLLAPIVRGRKGEYRKELQELQKRGFTRVKIDGELYEIDEAPALDKKRKHDIEVLIDRLVVREGLATRLADSLETALELADGLAIAENADGGERTVFSAKFACPVSGFTIDEIEPRLFSFNNPFGACPACDGLGTKMYFDADLVVPNDTLSLAEGAIAPWANSTSQYYKQTLKSLAKHYDVKMNTPFRDLPEAVRQGILFGTGADAVEMTFDDGLRKYTTNKPFEGIVTNLARRFRETDSAWVREELGKFQGVSPCETCGGQRLKPEALAVKLDRLNISEVAEFSVAEAHDWFGSLSDKLTDKQNEIALRILKEINERLGFLMNVGLEYLTLSRASATLSGGESQRIRLASQIGSGLTGVLYVLDEPSIGLHQRDNDRLLGTLRRLRDIGNTVIVVEHDEDSIRAADYLVDMGPGAGAHGGKVVACGTPEEVMQNPASITGQYLTGMREVPVPTKRRKGKKGHILRLAGATGNNLQNVSVDIPLGTFACVTGVSGGGKSTLIIDTLYKALARRLHNAREHAAPHDRIEGIELIDKVIDIDQSPIGRTPRSNPATYTGAFTPIRDWFAGLPEAKARGYAPGRFSFNVKGGRCEACQGDGVIKIEMHFLPDVYVQCDVCKGKRYNRETLEIHFKGKSIADVLDMTVEDAAQFFQAVPSIRDKMETLERVGLGYVHVGQQATTLSGGEAQRVKLAKELSRRATGRTLYILDEPTTGLHFEDVKKLLEVLHALVEQGNTVLVIEHNLEVIKTADWVIDLGPEGGTGGGEIVAIGTPEEVAENPRSHTGRYLKPYLSRALEKKLA, from the coding sequence ATGCAAGAGACCATTCGCGTTCGCGGTGCCCGCGAGCACAATCTGAAAAGTGTCGATGTCGATCTGCCGCGCAACAGCCTGACGGTCATCACCGGCCTGTCCGGCTCCGGCAAGTCATCGCTGGCCTTCGACACGATCTATGCCGAGGGACAGCGCCGCTATGTCGAGAGCCTCTCGGCCTATGCCCGCCAGTTCCTGGAACTGATGGGCAAGCCGGACGTGGACCTGATCGAGGGGCTGTCGCCGGCGATCTCCATCGAACAGAAGACAACCTCGAAGAATCCGCGCTCCACCGTCGGCACGGTCACCGAGATCTACGATTACATGCGCCTGCTGTTCGCGCGTGTCGGCATCCCCTACTCGCCCGCCACCGGCCTGCCGATCGAAAGCCAGACGATCAGCCAGATGGTCGATCGCATCGTGGCGATGCCGGAAGGCACGCGGCTGTATCTGCTGGCCCCCATCGTGCGCGGCCGCAAGGGCGAATACCGCAAGGAATTGCAGGAACTGCAGAAGCGCGGCTTCACCCGGGTGAAGATCGATGGCGAACTGTACGAGATCGACGAGGCGCCGGCGCTGGACAAGAAGCGCAAGCACGATATCGAGGTGCTGATCGACCGCCTGGTGGTGCGCGAGGGCCTGGCGACGCGGCTCGCCGATTCGCTGGAGACCGCGCTGGAACTGGCCGACGGCCTGGCCATCGCGGAGAATGCCGATGGCGGCGAGCGGACGGTGTTCTCCGCCAAGTTCGCCTGCCCGGTCAGCGGCTTCACCATCGATGAGATCGAGCCGCGGCTGTTCTCTTTCAACAACCCGTTCGGCGCCTGCCCGGCCTGCGACGGGCTGGGCACCAAGATGTATTTCGATGCTGATCTGGTGGTGCCGAACGACACGCTGAGCCTGGCTGAGGGCGCCATAGCCCCCTGGGCCAATTCGACCTCGCAATATTACAAGCAGACGCTGAAAAGCCTGGCGAAGCATTACGACGTGAAGATGAACACGCCGTTCCGCGACCTGCCGGAGGCGGTGCGCCAGGGCATCCTGTTCGGCACCGGGGCGGATGCGGTCGAAATGACCTTCGACGATGGATTGCGCAAATACACCACGAACAAGCCCTTCGAGGGCATCGTCACCAATCTGGCCCGGCGTTTCCGCGAGACCGACAGCGCCTGGGTGCGCGAGGAGTTGGGCAAGTTCCAGGGTGTCAGCCCCTGCGAGACCTGCGGCGGCCAGCGCCTGAAACCCGAGGCACTGGCGGTAAAGCTCGACCGGCTGAACATCTCGGAAGTAGCGGAATTCTCCGTTGCCGAGGCGCATGACTGGTTCGGCAGCCTCTCCGATAAGCTGACCGACAAGCAGAATGAGATCGCGCTGCGCATCCTGAAGGAGATCAATGAGCGGCTCGGCTTCCTGATGAATGTCGGGCTTGAGTATCTCACCCTGTCGCGCGCCTCGGCGACGCTGTCGGGCGGCGAAAGCCAGCGCATCCGGCTTGCCTCGCAGATCGGTTCCGGCCTGACCGGCGTGCTGTACGTGCTGGACGAGCCGTCCATCGGCCTGCATCAGCGCGACAATGACCGGCTGCTTGGCACGCTGCGCCGGCTGCGCGATATCGGCAACACGGTAATCGTGGTCGAGCATGACGAGGATTCGATCCGCGCCGCCGATTATCTGGTCGATATGGGGCCGGGCGCCGGCGCGCATGGCGGCAAGGTCGTCGCCTGCGGCACGCCCGAAGAGGTGATGCAGAATCCGGCAAGCATCACCGGCCAGTACCTGACCGGCATGCGCGAGGTGCCGGTGCCAACAAAGCGCCGCAAGGGCAAGAAGGGCCATATTCTGCGGCTGGCCGGCGCTACCGGCAACAATCTGCAGAATGTCTCGGTCGATATCCCGCTCGGCACCTTCGCCTGCGTGACCGGCGTGTCAGGCGGCGGCAAATCGACCCTGATCATCGACACGCTGTACAAGGCGCTGGCCAGGCGGCTGCACAATGCGCGCGAGCATGCCGCTCCGCATGACCGCATCGAGGGGATCGAGCTGATCGACAAGGTAATCGACATCGACCAGTCGCCGATCGGCCGCACGCCGCGCTCCAACCCCGCCACCTATACCGGCGCCTTCACGCCGATCCGCGACTGGTTCGCCGGATTGCCGGAAGCGAAGGCGCGGGGCTATGCGCCCGGCCGCTTCTCCTTCAATGTGAAGGGCGGGCGCTGCGAAGCCTGCCAGGGCGATGGCGTCATCAAGATCGAGATGCACTTCCTGCCCGATGTCTATGTCCAGTGCGACGTCTGCAAGGGCAAGCGCTACAACCGCGAGACGCTGGAAATCCACTTCAAGGGCAAATCCATCGCCGATGTGCTGGACATGACGGTGGAGGATGCGGCGCAATTCTTCCAGGCCGTCCCCTCGATCCGCGACAAGATGGAAACGCTGGAACGGGTCGGGCTCGGCTATGTCCATGTCGGGCAGCAGGCCACCACCCTGTCTGGCGGCGAAGCGCAGCGCGTGAAGCTGGCCAAGGAGTTGTCGCGCCGGGCCACCGGCCGCACCCTCTACATCCTCGACGAGCCCACCACCGGCCTGCATTTCGAGGATGTGAAGAAGCTGCTGGAAGTGCTGCACGCGCTGGTCGAGCAGGGCAACACGGTACTGGTGATCGAGCATAATCTGGAGGTCATCAAGACCGCCGACTGGGTCATTGATCTTGGCCCAGAGGGCGGCACCGGCGGCGGCGAGATCGTCGCCATCGGCACGCCCGAGGAAGTGGCCGAAAACCCGCGCAGCCACACCGGACGCTACCTGAAGCCCTATCTCAGCCGGGCGCTGGAGAAAAAGCTGGCGTAA